The DNA window CAGTGCTTCCGCAACGCGGCCCGGCACCTGTCGCCGGGCGGGCGGTTCGTCGTCGAGCTGTGGGTGCCGGGCATCCGGCGGTTCCCGCCGGGGCAGTCGGCGGTGCCGTTCGAGGTGAACGACCGGCACGTCGGCTTCGACACCTACGACATGGTCACCCAGCGGGGGACCTCGCACCACTACTGGCGGCTGGACGACGGGAGCCTCGGCTACGGCTGCAGCAACTTCCGCTACATCTGGCCGGCCGAGTGTGACCTGATGGCCCGGCTGGCAGGGCTGGTGCTGGAGCAGCGGGTGGCGGACTGGACCGGAGCGCCGTTCACCTCGGACAGCGAGAGCCACGTGTCGGTCTGGCGCAGGCCGCTCGACGCCTCCGATCAGGGCTAGCCGCCCGTCCGGCTTCAGCCATCCGTCGGCGCGCGGCGG is part of the Micromonospora olivasterospora genome and encodes:
- a CDS encoding class I SAM-dependent DNA methyltransferase, with amino-acid sequence MTSSDRWDEDTAERYDDISAEMFAPQVLDPAVDFLARLAGSGPALEFAIGTGRVAVPLAARGIPVTGIELSAPMAARLRRKVPAAELPVVVGDMATTTVPGRFSLVYVVWNSIGNLRTQDEQVQCFRNAARHLSPGGRFVVELWVPGIRRFPPGQSAVPFEVNDRHVGFDTYDMVTQRGTSHHYWRLDDGSLGYGCSNFRYIWPAECDLMARLAGLVLEQRVADWTGAPFTSDSESHVSVWRRPLDASDQG